The DNA window CCCACTCTTCTCGTAGTGCCATGTAGTCCTCCCTTTGCGCCGCTGCTGGGCAGTCTCGGCGCGGTCGATGTTTTCCCGGCGCGCCCCGCGTCGGGTGGGGTACCTAGGGTTGCGGCGTGGTTGGCTCGTCGTCGCTTTCGTTGGTCGAGACGCTCTCCTCGCCGCGCAGGATCGCCTGCGCTCGCTCCGTGCGCCCGGGCGTGGGTGGCTCGACGTCTCCCAGCGTGTAGGGGATGCCAAGCTCCTCCCACTTGAAGACGCCGAGCGTGTGGTAGGGCAGCACCTCGACGCGCCTCACGCAGCCGCCGAGAGAGGCGATGAAGGCGCGCGTGCGGGCGAGGGCCGCGTCGTCGTCCGTGTAGCCGGCGACGAGCACCTGGCGAATCCACAGGTCCTGACCGCGCTCGGCAAGCCAGCGCAGGCAGTCGAGGATGTTGCCGTTGGTGCGGCCCGTGAGTCTGAGGTGCACCTCGGGGTCGATGTGCTTGATGTCGGCGATGACGAGGTCGCAGGAGTCCATGACGCGCTCGAAGGCGGCGAGGGCGTCTGGCTCGCGCGAGAACGGGGAGAGCGAGGTGTCGAGGCACGTGTTGATGCCGCGCGCGTGCGCCTGCTCGAAGAGCTCGGCCACGAATTCGGGCTGGGCCAGAGCCTCTCCGCCCGAGACGGTGATGCCGCCGTCTGGGCCCCAGTAGCTGCGGTAGCGCTCCGCGCGGTCCAGAATCTCGGCCGGCTCCATGAGCGTGCCACCGTCCGTGCGCCACGTGTCGGGGTTGTGGCAGTAACGGCAGCGCATGGAGCATCCCTGGAGAAAGACGAGAAAGCGAACGCCCGGCCCGTCAGCCGAGCCAAACGACTCAATGGAGTGGACGCGACCCTTGGTCATGCTGCCTGCCTCGCTCGTTACCTGCGACGATGTGGCGACGGGAGCTCTGCTGCCTTTGTCGCCGGATGAAATGTAGTCGCTGGGCGAGGGAAGTTCCTTGACCGTAATCAAATAGCGAGAAAAAATTGTTTAATGAGGTTAACTTGTGTCATCGTGCCGTCGGGGACGGGTTCCCGTGTCACGCGCCTATGCCTCCGAGACGCGGGCGAGCCCCTCGCGGTCGAGCACGAGCAGCCGGCCGCGGCCCGTCCTCTTCACGAGCCCCTCGCGATCGAAGCGCGCGATGTTGCGCGAGACGGTCTCGGGTCGCAGGCCCACCGAGCTTGCGATGTCCTCGAGCTTGAGGTGGATCTCGGGACCGGTGCAGCTGCGGTCGCGCACGAGCAGGTACTCGGCGAGGCGCCTTCTGGGGTCGCGGATGCTCAGCATCATGATGCGCTCCTCGGCACGGTCGAGCTCGGTGCAGACCATGCGGATGAGCCCCATGGCCACGTCGGGGTGGTTCGCGAGCATCTGCTCGACGTCGGCGCGATGAATCCGGCACAGGCGCACGGGCGTGAGGCACGAGACGGAATAGCCGTAGGTGTGGTTGTCGAGAAACAGGCCGTGCCACAGCGCCTGGCCGTCATGCAGGACGTCGAGGACGTACTGCTCGCCGTCCGACGTGCTGCGGTACGTCTTGATGCGCCCGGAGCGCACCACGATGATCGACTCGATGGGGTCGCCCTCGTGCGCGATGATGGCGCCGCTCTCGTGCGTCGTGTGGCGTGCGCGTGCGAGAAGCTCGCGCTTTGCCGGGGAGGGGAGGTCGGCGAACAGGCGGATGTTGTCCATGCACGAGCTTCCGGCCCTGCTGAACGCGCAGTCGTGGCCGGCGCCGGCGCACACGCGCCTGTCCTCGGGAACGGCGTCGATCGCCATGGGCAACCGCCTCTCTCTTGGGTGGCGGCTGGGCGCCGCCTGCTGTGGCGATTATAGCCACCCCGTCCAGGCGCTAGAATTGGCGGGTATGGCGAAGGGAGGGCCGATGAAGCTGGAAGAGATTGAGGCGCGGGCGGCAGGTCTTGCGCTGCCCGATGGCCTTGAGCTGCGAGTTATTGACGGCCGGCTTACCCTGTGCGGTGGCGGCATGCAGCTTGCCGAGGACTTCTGCGAGCTTCTCCCGCGGCTTCGCCACGATCGCCTGGGCCGGGAGCTTCTCGTGAAGGCGGCCCGGGTGAGGGGCGTGGACAGCCCAGCCGTCGTGGACGCCACGGCGGGGCTCGGGGAGGACTCGCTGCTTCTTGCCGCGGCCGGCGCCACCGTGACGATGTGCGAGAGCGACCCGGTGATCGCGCTGCTGCTCGCCGACGCCCTGAGGCGGGCGGCTGGAGACCCGCAGCTTGCGGGCATCGTCTCTCGCATGACGCTTGTGGAGGCGGACAGCGTGGTCGTGCTTGGCGGCCTGACGGAGCCGCCAGACGTGGTCTATCTCGACCCGATGTTTCCCTCGCGCACGAAGAGCGCCGCCGTGAAGAAGAAGTTCCAGCTGCTGCACAGGCTCGAGGCCCCCTGCGAGGACCAGGACCGGCTCATGGCGGCCGCCCTTGCAAGTGACCCCCGCAAGGTCGTGGTGAAGCGCCCCGTGAAGGCCCCCGTGCTTGCGGGCGTGAAGCCGAGCCACTCCATTGCCGGCAAGGCCGTCCGCTTCGACGTCATCGCCCGTCGGTGACACTTGGGGACGGGGCCAAACTGTCACCGTCGCCTGTCCGCCCGCCGAAGCGAGGGGCGGCGTGCTTTACATAACGGGTAGCCTTGTCTGAACGAGACCAGCAGACAAGGAGCGCCCCATGGCGAGCAGAGACAGCGTGACCATGTTCGTGAACGCCACGATCCTCGACGGAACCGAGGACATGAAGCCACAGCGTGGCATGGCCGTGACCGTTGAGTCGGGCAAGATCTCGCGCATCGAGCCCGCCGCCGTTGCCCAGATGCCGCCCCATGCACGCGTCATCGACCTGGGCGGCGCCTACCTCATGCCCGGCCTCGTGAACATGCACGTGCACTTCTGCGGCTCTGGCAAGCCCATGAGCTCGGGAGACGCCGGATCGATCATGGGGAAGCTCGACAATCCCGTGGGGCGCGCCATCCTGCGGCGCATCATCCGTGGCTCTGCCCAGCAGCAGCTCGCGAGCGGCGTCACGACGGTCCGCGGCGCGGGAGACCCGCTGTACGCAGACATCGAGGTTCGCGACGCCATCAGGGCCGGGCGCTACGTGGGGCCGCGCATCGTGGCGCCGGGCACGGGCGTCACCGTTCCGGGAGGCCATGGCGCGGGGCTGTTCGCCCAGGTTGCCGAGACGCCCGAACAGGGGCGCGAGCAGGTCCGCGAGAGCATGGCGCGCGGGGCGGACGCCATCAAGCTGTTCGTCACGGGCGGCGTTTTTGACGCCACCGAGCCCGGCGAGCCTGGCGTCCTGCGCATGTCGCCCGAGGTTGCGGCGGCTGCCTGCGAGACGGCCCACGAGCTGGGGCTTCCCGTCATGGCGCACGTCGAGAGCACCGAGGGCGTCCGCGTGGCGCTCGAGGCGGGCGTCGACACGATCGAGCACGGCGCGCCCATGACGCCCGAGATTCTCGACCTGTATCGCGGCTCGGCCGGCACGCAGCTCCCCGGCCGCGCCCCGAGCCTTACGTGCACGATATCCCCCGCGCTCCCGTTCGTGCTTCTCGACCCCGAGAAGACGCACTCGACGGACGTCCAGAAGGTCAACGGTGACATCGTGTGTTCGGGCATCATCGGTGGGGCCCGCGAGGCGCTCGACGCCGGCATCCCGGTTGGCCTGGGCACGGACTCGAGCTGCCCTTACGTCACCCAGTACGACATGTGGCGCGAGGTTGCCTACTTTGCCAAGTACGTGGGCGTCTCGAACGCGTTTGCCCTGCACACGGCCACGCAGGTCAACGCGAGCCTCCTGGGCCTTGGGGACGTCACGGGCACCATCGAGCTTGGCCGCGACGCAGACATCCTCATCACGCGGAACAACCCGCTCGACGACCTCTCGGCCCTTCGCGAGCCGCTCCATGTGATGGCTCGCGGCGTTCTTGCGGACCGCCTGCACGTGAAGCGCAACGCCGAGCTCGACCGCGAGCTCGACTGGATCATGGGGCAGCCCGTCAAAAAGTAGGGGGATGGGTGGCTTCCCGCGCTTGCGGGCCGTTCGAGTACGACAATGCGCCGACCTGCGGTTCATTGCCCAGGTCGGCACTTTTTTGCACCAAAGTGCCCAAATCCTGTGAGATTTCTGACAGGTTTGCGTTTGACGGCGCGGGACTTTCTCGGCAACGAGGGCCCGGCCCGCCCCACGGCCCCATACCCTTCTCGCAACGAAGGCGGCGAATGCGCCATGGTGAGAGGAGAGGGCGATGGGTGTCGAGGCGCAGGTCGAGCGGGACGTACGCTCGGTGGCGGAGTACTGGGGGAGAAGGAAGCGCGAGTTCATAGAGGAGCCCGCCATGCTGTTCGAGCAGGTCGTGAGGCCCGCCATCTACTTCGAGCAGGACCCAGACCCGCTCGTAGAGATGCAGGTGAACGCCGCGTTCACGGAGTGGCTCCTGTTCGACTACGAGGCCGACGATGGCGAGACGCTGTTTGAGCGCTATACGCGCCGTCCTCCCGCCGGCACGAGCGAGACCCGCGTGGAGCGCCTTCGCCAGGTGGCGAGCACGCACCTGTTCTCGGAGTTCGCCATCGCGGGGAAGAACCCGGGTGTGGGCACGCTCGACTTGCTCGACATATACGACGGGACGCTGCGCTGCGTCCATGACGCGCGCCTCGCAAGGCGCAACGGCTGGGACAAGGGCACTGTCTCGCTGCGTCTGGCCTGCGTGGACGAGGCGTGGATGCCCGTGGGCCAGACCATCATGTATGACCGCTGCCTGTTCGACCCATCATGGGTACCCATCGAGGACGAGTGCGTGGGCTCGGGCGCGCGGCTGCTCGAGCTGGCTCATGACGTGTTCGGTGTCGACGGGTTGTATCGGGGGAGCGTGAACATGCGCCAGCTTGGGTGAGGGCCCGAGCGCCCCGCGCTCCAATCACGTATCATCGATGGGGCAAACAACCGGCTGCGCCGTCATCTGCGGGCGCGGCCTTAAGGGAAAGGGAGCGACATGGTCAAGGACATCGTGAAGGACGAGGAGTTCCTCAGCAAGCCGGCGGAGCCTGCCACCATCGAGGATGCCGAGGTTGCCCAGGACCTCATCGACACGATGGTCGCCACGGAGAACTGCGCCGGTCTCGCAGCGAACCAGATTGGCTCCACGAAGGCCATCATCGCGTTCGAGGGTGCCAACGGCCCGCAGGTCATGTACAACCCCAAGATCATCGCCTCCATGGCCCCCTACACGGCCACCGAGGGCTGCCTGTCGCTCGACCGCGACACGCAGGTGCGTCGCTTCCAGCTCGTGCGCGTGAAGTTCGACGCGCTTGTGAACGGCAAGTTCGAGTCGCGCACGCGCAAGTACTCCGGCTGGGTGGCCGAGGTCGTGCAGCACTGCGTCGACCACTGCGCCGGCAAGCTCGTCTAGCGCTGCGCCCTCTCAGCCTGCTTTATCGCGAGCGCTGCAAGTCAGACGCCATCGGGGCCGTTGGGGCCGCCAAAGTGTCCGATTTGCAGCGCTCGCGTAGTTTTCAACGTGGCCGAGGCGGGCGCCTAGTGGACGAACTTCCGCACAAAGAAGCGCTTCCAGCTTGCGTGGGGCTGGAAGCGAAACGGCGCGTCGAACCAGGTCGCCTTGTCCACGACGCTCTTCTCGTGCGTGAACGTCTCGAAGCTCTTGCGTCCGTGGTAGCTGCCCATGCCCGAGCTGCCCATGCCCCCGAATCCCATGTGGGACGTGGCAAGGTGCATGATCGTGTCGTTGACGCAGCCGCCGCCAAACGGCACGTCGCGCATGACGCGCTGGGCGAGCGCACGGTCGCCCGTGAACAGGTAGAGGGCAAGCGGCGTCGGGCGCTCCTCCACGAAGCGCAGTGCCTCGTCCAGGCTGTCGTAGGCGATGACGGGCAGCACGGGGCCAAAGATCTCCTCGCCCATGACGGCGTCCTCGGGCGTTACGTCGTCCATGATGGTGGGCTCGATGCGCAGCGTCTGAGCGTCGCCGTGGCCGCCCATCACGACCTTCTCCGGGCCGATGAGCCCCGTCACGCGGTCGAAGTGCTTGCGGTTGACCATCTTGCCGTATGAGGGGTTCGCAAGGGCGTCGGCACCGTACATCTTGCGCGTCTCCTCGCGGATAAGGCCGATGAGCTCGTCTTTTATGCTGCGGTCAACGAGGACGTAATCGGGTGCCACGCACGTCTGGCCCACGTTGAGCCACTTGCCGAAGGCGATGCGCCGCGCCGCGACGCGCAGGTTGGCACTGCGCTCGACGATGCAGGGGCTCTTGCCGCCCAGCTCGAGCGTCACGGGCGTGAGGTGCTCCGCGGCCCGGGCCATGACGAGCTTGCCCACCGCGACGCTGCCGGTGAAGAAGATGTTGTCCCAGCGCTGGTCGAGCAGGGCCTCGTTCTCCGCGCGCCCGCCCTCGACCACGCTCACGAGCTCGGGCTCAAAGGCCTCCTCGCAGATCTGGCGTAGCACCGCGGAGGAAGCCGGAGCATAGGCGCTCGGCTTCACGACCACGGTGTTACCTGCGGCGAGCGCTCCCGCGAGCGGCTCGAGCGTGAGCAGAAACGGGTAGTTCCACGGCGCCATGATGAGCGTGACGCCGTAGGGCACGCGCTCGACGCGGCTCGTGGCCACGGCGTTTGCGAGGTCGGTTGCGCGCAGACGTGGCCGTACCCAGCGCGAGACGTGGCGCTCTTGGTAGCGAATCTCGGAGAGCGAGAGGCCCGTCTCGCACATGTAGCCCTCGTCGGCGGACTTGCCGAGGTCCTCGTGCAGCGCGCGGGCGATGTCTGCCTCGTGCGCCTGGACCGCCGCACGCAGCCTCGCGAGAGCGGCACGGCGCGAGGCCACGTCCATGGTGGCGTGGCTCATGAAGTACGAGCGCTGGCGCTCGACCAGCTTCGCTATCTGCTGCTCGTTCACGCGAGGGCCTCCTCGTCTACCGATGGGGATGTCAATGGGGACGGGTTCGTTTGACATGGCAATGGGGACGGGTTCGTCTGGCACGTGCCCGGCTCGTCCGCGAAGCGACCGCCCGCCACGACACGATACATGTGCTCGAGCGCCGTCCGGTCCCACAGCACGGGGACGGGGTAGAGGGGGTTTGCCTCGGCGTCTGCGTGGGCAGCCATGACCTCAAGGTCCTCGGCACGGATGCCGTCGAGGTGCACAGGAATGCCGAGGCGCGCGTTCATGCCGTCCACCCACTCGATGAAGGCGGCGGCCGCCGCGTCGTCCGTCTCGCTTACGGTCGCAATGCCCGCGTGCCGGGCGAGAATCGCGAGCTTGGGGGCCGCGGCGCTGCCGTAGGCGCGCAGCACGTGCGGCAGGATGACGGCGTTTGCCAGGCCGTGGGGGATGCCGTACCTGCCGCCGAGGCTGTGGGCGATCGCGTGGACATAGCCCACGTATGACTGGGTGAAGGCAATGCCTGCCTCGTAGGAGGCCGTGAGCATGTTGCGCCGAGCGGTCTCGTCCCTGCCGTTCTCGTAGGCGGCGAGCAGGTTGTCATGGATGAGGCGAACGGCGTCCAACGCCATCTCGCGCGTGTGGCGCGTCGTGCTGCGGCCGATGAACGCCTCGACCGCGTGCGTGAGCGCGTCCATGCCCGTCTGCCCCGTGATGGACGCGGGCAGGCCCGCCGTGAGTCGCCAGTCGTGAACGGTGACGCTCGGGATGAGGGCGAAGTCGTTGATGGGGTACTTGTAGTGCGTCTTCTCGTCTGTGATGACGGCGGCGAGCGTCACCTCGCTGCCGGTGCCGGCCGTGGTGGGAATGGCTATGAGCAGCGGCAGCTTGCGGTGAACGCGCAATAGACCGCGCATGGAGCCCACGCTCTTGCGCGGCTGGGCAACGCGCGCGCCAACGGCCTTTGCGCAGTCCATGGACGAGCCGCCGCCAAAGCCGATGATGGCCTGGCAGCCGTTTGCGTGGTAGAGCGCGAGTGCCGCCTCCACGTTCGCAACGGTGGGATTGGCGACCGTCCCGGAATAGACGGTGTGCGCAATTCCCGCGCGGGCGAGGGCATCCTCGAGCCCGTGTGTGAGCCCGATGCGGGCGATGCCCGGGTCCGTGACGAGCAGGACGGATTTGACGCCGCGGCTCGAGAGCTCGGCGGGCACGGCCTCGACCGAGTCGAGGATGGTGGGCTCGCGGTAGGGTAGGACGGGCAGCACGATACGAAACGCCGCCTGGTAGGTGCGGCACCAGGCCTTGCGAAGTGGATTCATCTGTCTCCTTACGTGGGACATTGGGGACGGGTTCCTTTGTCCCGTCCGGGCATAACGATAGGGCTGAGATGTTGAGTAGTCAACAAATGTCATGCAAGACGCCACGCAAAGCACCACGCAACCATCGCGCGTCTGAGTGCCGCTCGCGTGCCAATGCTGTTCTCGGCCCAAACGTGCGGCAAAAGTTCAATTTAATGTGCTACCGTGAACGCTAAATTGAACCACAGACCCAAATAGTTCAATTTCAACCTACGTTGGCCATTGAAATTGAACTCGTGCAACCAGATTTGGAGAAGCGCATGGAGCAAGACGGGTTCTCCGGACGTCTCAGACACGCCATGGACGAGGCGGGCCTCAAGCAGGCAGACCTCGTCCGCATGGCGTTCCAGCGCGGGGAGAAGCTGGGAAAGAGCCAGCTCAGCCAGTATGTGAGCGGCAAGGTCAGGCCACGCCAGGATGCGCTGACACTGCTCGCCGGCCTTCTCGGCGTCTCCGTGGACTGGCTCGCGGGCCAGCCGGAGGCCTCGGCAGACGCCAAGCCCCATGTTCAAGTTCGCAACGAGAGGGAGCGCCCCATGAGAGAGTTCAAGAAGTCCTCGAAGCTCGACCACGTCCTGTACGACGTCCGCGGCCCCGTCGTTGACGAGGCAGCCCGCATGGAGGCCGAGGGCGAGCGCATCCTCAAGCTCAATATCGGCAACCCCGCCCCGTTCGGCTTCCGCACGCCCGACGAGGTCGTGAAGGACATGCGCCAGCAGCTCACGGACTGCGAGGGCTACTCCGACTCGCGCGGCCTGTTCTCCGCGCGCAAGGCCATCATGCAGTACGCCCAGGTTAAGGGCCTGCCCAACGTGCAGATGGAGCACATCTACACGGGCAACGGTGTCTCCGAGCTCATCCAGCTGTCCATGCACGCCCTGCTCGACGACGGCGACGAGATCCTCATCCCCAGCCCCGACTACCCGCTGTGGACGGCCTGCGCCACGCTTGCCGGCGGCCACCCCGTGCACTACCTGTGCGACGAGCAGTCCGAGTGGTACCCCGACATCGCCGACATGGAGTCCAAGGTCACGGACCGCACGAAGGCTCTCGTCATCATCAACCCCAACAACCCCACGGGCGCCGTCTACCCGCGCGAGGTGCTCGAGCAGATCATCGAGCTCGCGCGTCGCCACCAGCTCATGATCTTCTCCGACGAGATCTACGACCGCCTGTGCATGGACGGCGTCGAGCACGTCTCGATTGCCTCGCTCGCGCCCGACCTGCCCTGCGTCACGTTCTCGGGCCTCTCGAAGAGCCACATGATCGCCGGCTACCGCATTGGCTGGATGATCCTGTCGGGCAACATTCGCTGCATGAGCGACTTTTTGCTGGGCGTCAACATGCTGTCCAACATGCGCCTGTGCTCCAACGTCCCCGCGCAGTCCATCGTGCAGACGGCGCTGGGCGGCTACCAGAGCGTCGAGACGTACGTGCGACCCGGCGGCCGCGTGTACGACCAGCGCGACTTCGTCTACCGCGCGCTCAACGAGATCGACGGCGTCACGGCCGTGAAGCCCAAGGCGGCGTTCTACATCTTCCCGAAGCTCGACGTGAAGAAGTTCAACATCCACGACGACGAGCAGTTCGCCCTCGACCTGCTGCATCAGAAGAAGATCTTGGTCACGCGCGGCGGCGGCTTCAACTGGGACCAGCCGGACCACTTCCGCGTGGTCTACCTGCCGCGCATCGACGTCCTCGCCGAGTGCATGGACGACCTCGCCGACTTCCTCTCCACCTACCACCAGGAGTAGCCCACGTGAACAGGGGGCGTCCCCCTGTTCACGCATGACGAGTGCCGGGGTTCGCGCAGCGTCGCGGGCCCCGGCACTTGGCGTTTCGGTGAATGTGGGCGCGCAGCCACGTTCTCCCAGCTTGGGCCTTAAACTAATCCGCTGGTGCCGGGCGCCCCGGAAGGGGCAAGGAGACGAACGACATAGATGATCTGAGTTGAGGAATCCGGCATGGGGCGCAGGCGCGCCCGCAGAGCGCCTTGGATGGCGCAAGAAGGAGACATGATGTCCCAGTTCGAGAATGACGAGACGCTAGACGAGACCACGACCGAGGTCGTGGAGGAGACGGCTGAGGCCGAGGCCGTCGAGAACGAGTCCGAGAACAACGCCGAGGCCGAGGCCAGCGAGCCCAAGGCCGAGGAGAAGGCCGCCGAGCAGACCGACGCCAACGACGTCCTGTTCGACAAGGCCAACAAGGCAGCCCGCCTGCTCCGCTGCCGCCGCGCCGTCATGCGCCGCGAGCAGGAGGAGAAGGGCGGCAAGGCGAGCGCCCTCGTGCGCGCGCTCAAGCTCCTGCAGCTCAAGCCGAAGATGGAGCAGAAGGAGATGTCCGAGCTGCTCGGCATGCGCCTTCGCGAGCTCGACGCCATGATGGCCGAGGCCGAGAAGAACGACATCGTCGCCCGCGTGGAGCCGGCCGAGCCCGACATGCGCAAGGTCGTCATCATGGCCGACGAGGGCGCCATCGAGCGCGCCGAGGCCTTTGAGCGCAAGGGCGAGGACCTCGTCCCCGGCCTTGGCGAGGACGACATGGCCCAGCTCAACGCCCTTCTCGACAAGGTGATTGACCCCCTCGTCGCCCTCGGCCTTGACGAGGACCGCGAGGAGCGCGGTGGCTTTGGTGCCAAGCGTGACGACCGTGGCGGCCGTGGCGGCTTCCGCGGCAACGACCGCGGCGGCGACCGTGGCGGCTTCCGCGGCGGCAACGACCGCGGTGGCTTTGGCAGCCGTGACAGCCGTGGCGGCGACCGCGGCGGCTTCCGTGGCAACGACCGCGGCGGCGACCGTGGCGGCTTCCGCGGCGGCAACGACCGTGGTGGCTACCGTGGTGGCAGCGACCGCGGCGGCTTCCGCGGCAACGACCGCGGTGGCGACCGCGGCGGTTATCGTGGCGGCAACGATCGCGGTGGCTACCGTGGCGGCAGCGACCGTGGCAACGACCGCGGTGGCTACCGTGGCGGCAACCGCTACTAAGGTCTAGCGAAGCCAGGTCTCGAACCTGGGTATAAGGTGCGAGGAGGGCGCTCGGTCATGCCGGGTGCCCTCCTCGTGCGTAAAGGGGAAGTGCTGTTTGCCATGACTGACTGGCTTTCGAGACTGTTCGTGAAAAACTACGGGCGCGTGAACGATCCCGACGTGCGAACCTCCTACGGTCTCATGGCCGGGGCGGTGGGCATCGTCTGCAACGTGGTGCTGTGTCTCGCGAAGAGCGCCATCGGCCTCATGTCGGGCTCCGTGTCCATCGTGGCAGACGCCCTCAACAACCTCTCCGACGCGTCGAGCAACATCGTGACGCTCGCCGGCTTCAAGCTGGCGAGCAAGCCTGCCGACAAGGGCCACCCCTATGGGCATGGGCGCTTCGAGTACCTGGCTGGCCTCGTCGTGGCCGTTCTCGTTGCGGCCGTTGGCCTCGAGCTCGTGCGCTCGGGCATCGAGCGCATCGTCGAGCCGCAGCAGGTGGAGTTCGGCCTGCCCGTCGTCGTGGTCATGCTGCTCTCCATCGCCGTCAAGGCGTGGATGATGGGCTTCAACCGCACGATTGGCCGGCGCATCGAGTCTGAGACGCTCGAGGCCACGGCCATCGACTCGAGAAACGACGTCATCACGACGCTCACGGTCCTGGCCTGCTCGACGCTCTCCTGGGCCACGGGCGTCCAGCTCGATGGCTGGGTGGCGCTGGGCGTGGGCGTCTTTGTGCTCGTGAGCGGCCTGGGCCTCGTGAGGGACACGGTGAACCCGCTTCTGGGCCAGGCGCCCTCCGACGAGGTCGTGAACCGCGTGCACGAGATCATCCTCGGCAAGCCCGGCGTGCTGGGCATGCACGACCTCATGATCCACGACTACGGTCCCGGCAGAAAGATTGGGAGCGCCCACGTGGAGATGTCCGCGAGCGGCGACCCGCTCAAGATCCATGCCGTGTTGGACGGCATCGAGAAGGAAGTGGAGCGCGAGCTTGGAATCGTGCTCACGCTCCACTATGACCCGATCGTGCTCGATGGCGTTCGCCCGCGCCCCGAGGGCAAGGGCAAGCTCATCGGCTAGCGGGCATGGCAAAGGGGACGGGTTCTTTTGTCATGCTCCCGCCGCCGGTGGCTGCCCCAACCGAGCCTGTCCCCAATGGCAGGGCCAGACCTGCCAAAAGAACCCGTCCCCAATGGCAGGTTAGAAGTTCAGGCGCTCCTCGATGACCTTCTTGAGCTCGTCGATGCCCGTGCCCTTGAGCGAGGAGACGAGCACGCTGCGGACGCTTTCGTCCACGCACAGCTGCTGG is part of the Parolsenella massiliensis genome and encodes:
- a CDS encoding cation diffusion facilitator family transporter, which gives rise to MTDWLSRLFVKNYGRVNDPDVRTSYGLMAGAVGIVCNVVLCLAKSAIGLMSGSVSIVADALNNLSDASSNIVTLAGFKLASKPADKGHPYGHGRFEYLAGLVVAVLVAAVGLELVRSGIERIVEPQQVEFGLPVVVVMLLSIAVKAWMMGFNRTIGRRIESETLEATAIDSRNDVITTLTVLACSTLSWATGVQLDGWVALGVGVFVLVSGLGLVRDTVNPLLGQAPSDEVVNRVHEIILGKPGVLGMHDLMIHDYGPGRKIGSAHVEMSASGDPLKIHAVLDGIEKEVERELGIVLTLHYDPIVLDGVRPRPEGKGKLIG